One region of bacterium genomic DNA includes:
- a CDS encoding DUF362 domain-containing protein: MKRREFIRRSAATGSFIVGTQVTDMIYSGKTEAAVLSGGDRPLVAIAGSDDPALKRPAPLDELVDTGQVRDVVFLALDRDTSPRNLPAIVKKDSWVVIKTNIVAYTDCGLWADDYMHWGLDTDIRVIKAVIEYLVERIGPRRISIVEGAPWYTSGGKLKKEEFVDAWHFVWEGMGNLTYAGIVDEINARQSGTKVDYIDINEDDAVYVTDFDPYGTHIGAFQYVVPGDPDGTSKTEWTKRKGIYLPKCIMDSDVVISVPVLKTHSSAGVTLALKNFVGCVHSQQYGHGNSKKAIHQGSQLGLVRGIADLACAIKPDYAVAEGFWATIQQHEGQNGVMTNHNVVVAGGDVIATEAVCMLVMGYNPLDSDLLRLANMKKMGEWNPDRIEIAGPPVKRLSRNFDRAANTYAARGIRKWIMLGPLKSPIKDIPALKPQAGDKTEDISWELLDGDAIIDSLPNVSRPYRLQECLLYGLPGSKNAHKGSLFYLALRITTPRKDHCGQLLVGIEGGDFRAFLNGHAISYQKEALSYDPTPTSFLKFDKGENTLILEVKKLEGKKEDVRIAVNICDLDGDRLQGITLDPKGE; this comes from the coding sequence ATGAAAAGACGTGAATTTATCAGGCGGTCGGCTGCCACGGGTTCATTTATCGTGGGAACACAGGTCACCGATATGATATACTCAGGAAAGACGGAAGCCGCCGTTCTGTCAGGAGGAGACAGGCCCCTCGTGGCGATAGCCGGTTCAGACGACCCTGCGCTCAAACGCCCCGCGCCGCTCGATGAGCTGGTCGATACCGGACAGGTTCGCGATGTGGTGTTTCTCGCCCTCGACCGTGACACATCCCCGCGGAATCTGCCAGCCATCGTCAAAAAGGACAGCTGGGTTGTTATCAAGACCAATATCGTCGCATATACCGATTGCGGTCTGTGGGCCGACGATTACATGCACTGGGGACTCGACACCGATATACGCGTCATCAAAGCGGTTATCGAGTACCTCGTGGAGCGTATCGGGCCGCGCCGTATCAGCATCGTAGAGGGGGCGCCGTGGTACACATCCGGCGGGAAACTCAAAAAGGAGGAATTCGTCGATGCCTGGCATTTTGTATGGGAAGGCATGGGAAATCTCACATATGCAGGGATAGTCGATGAAATCAACGCCCGTCAGTCAGGGACAAAAGTCGATTACATCGATATCAACGAGGACGATGCTGTGTATGTGACCGATTTCGATCCGTACGGGACACATATCGGCGCATTCCAGTATGTCGTGCCGGGCGATCCGGACGGTACCTCGAAAACCGAGTGGACAAAACGGAAGGGAATCTATCTTCCGAAGTGTATCATGGACTCCGATGTGGTCATTTCCGTACCGGTGCTGAAAACCCATTCGAGCGCCGGCGTCACGCTCGCGCTGAAAAACTTCGTCGGATGCGTACATTCCCAGCAGTACGGTCACGGCAACAGCAAAAAGGCAATCCACCAGGGGAGCCAGCTCGGTCTCGTGCGCGGAATCGCCGATCTGGCATGTGCCATAAAGCCCGATTACGCGGTCGCGGAGGGTTTCTGGGCAACTATCCAGCAGCACGAGGGCCAGAACGGTGTGATGACCAATCACAACGTTGTCGTCGCAGGCGGCGATGTCATTGCGACCGAAGCGGTGTGCATGCTCGTCATGGGGTACAACCCGCTCGATTCCGATCTCCTCCGGCTGGCGAACATGAAGAAAATGGGTGAATGGAATCCCGACAGGATCGAAATCGCCGGGCCTCCGGTCAAGAGGCTGAGCCGTAATTTCGACCGTGCGGCAAACACGTATGCTGCTCGCGGTATCAGAAAATGGATCATGCTCGGGCCGTTGAAATCCCCCATCAAGGACATTCCCGCGCTCAAACCTCAGGCAGGCGACAAGACCGAAGACATATCGTGGGAACTGCTCGATGGCGATGCTATAATCGATTCACTGCCCAATGTAAGCAGGCCGTACAGGCTCCAGGAGTGCCTCCTCTATGGTCTTCCGGGGAGTAAAAATGCACACAAGGGATCGCTTTTTTATCTGGCTCTCAGAATCACGACGCCGCGAAAAGATCACTGCGGCCAGCTCCTTGTCGGTATTGAGGGCGGCGATTTCAGGGCATTCCTGAACGGGCATGCGATCAGTTATCAGAAAGAAGCGCTCTCATACGATCCCACACCGACATCGTTTCTCAAGTTCGATAAAGGTGAAAATACCCTGATCCTCGAAGTGAAAAAGTTGGAGGGTAAAAAAGAGGATGTCAGGATCGCAGTGAATATCTGCGACCTCGACGGCGACCGTCTCCAGGGAATTACTCTTGATCCGAAAGGCGAATGA
- a CDS encoding DUF4861 domain-containing protein, with the protein MSRITTFILGLVCAFAGVSRAFPADYGWYTEGDFFPASRIRVVVTNTLNFERKDCPVIIRREIMPLASLESRWVTLVDPTIPSQPKPSVETLKKIGSGATREETNGHWIPHQLDDLDQDGLWDEVFFMTDFKPLESKTFFLYIGFNFRGKVEHETHAELGWYEKQLVPYWESKLMGWKLWYSTDVDMFGKREPMLVIPEEAPRHISGYVAPSEFGHDIMTVSETFGAGGLCLFEDPSQPGLISRPRFNPYHDKGPVHAARYSYHTVLNGPLRSMVKVRCLNWRTGRGEYEYEQTYTAYKNKSYSISTVHFTMFLPEERGTGFGCGIRKMPNEYTIFRNEGMVVSFAKDVIASDPDVEKEWETQLKLDFEGIALVVPDSLKPRYQFVEAYEGNHAMCIPVTENHTYEYLIAAGWSEGTVNRNEQEFRKYMLDTQKEYNNPVVISDIKAEYKQ; encoded by the coding sequence ATGTCCCGTATAACGACATTCATACTCGGCCTCGTATGTGCGTTTGCCGGTGTCAGTCGTGCATTTCCCGCGGATTACGGCTGGTACACGGAAGGAGATTTTTTTCCCGCTTCCCGTATCCGTGTGGTGGTGACCAATACGCTCAATTTTGAGCGGAAGGACTGCCCGGTCATAATCCGCCGTGAGATCATGCCCCTGGCGAGCCTCGAATCGCGATGGGTTACGCTCGTTGATCCGACGATTCCTTCTCAGCCGAAACCGTCGGTCGAAACGCTGAAAAAAATCGGCAGCGGCGCAACCCGCGAGGAGACGAACGGTCACTGGATACCACATCAGCTCGATGATCTCGATCAGGACGGCCTCTGGGACGAGGTATTTTTCATGACCGATTTCAAACCGCTCGAATCGAAGACATTCTTCCTGTATATCGGATTCAATTTTCGCGGGAAAGTCGAGCATGAAACCCATGCCGAGCTCGGCTGGTACGAAAAACAGCTCGTTCCCTACTGGGAATCGAAGCTCATGGGCTGGAAGCTCTGGTATTCCACCGATGTGGACATGTTCGGAAAACGCGAGCCGATGCTCGTCATCCCCGAAGAGGCTCCCAGACACATATCGGGATATGTGGCTCCCTCCGAATTCGGGCACGACATCATGACCGTGTCGGAGACATTCGGGGCGGGAGGTCTGTGCCTGTTCGAGGACCCTTCGCAGCCGGGCTTGATATCACGGCCCCGTTTCAACCCGTACCATGACAAAGGGCCTGTCCATGCCGCACGGTACAGCTACCACACTGTGCTCAACGGTCCCCTGAGGAGCATGGTGAAGGTCAGGTGCCTGAACTGGCGTACCGGCAGGGGGGAATACGAATACGAGCAGACCTATACCGCATATAAAAATAAAAGCTACTCGATCAGCACCGTTCACTTTACGATGTTTTTGCCGGAAGAGCGGGGAACCGGGTTCGGCTGCGGTATCAGGAAGATGCCGAACGAGTACACGATTTTCAGGAACGAGGGCATGGTAGTGTCGTTCGCCAAAGATGTAATTGCCTCCGACCCCGATGTGGAAAAGGAATGGGAAACGCAGCTCAAACTCGATTTCGAGGGGATAGCCCTCGTGGTGCCAGATTCCTTAAAGCCTCGTTACCAGTTCGTCGAAGCATACGAGGGCAACCATGCCATGTGTATACCGGTCACTGAGAATCATACGTACGAATACCTCATCGCCGCCGGATGGAGCGAAGGCACGGTCAACAGGAACGAGCAGGAATTCAGGAAGTATATGCTCGACACACAGAAAG